Proteins encoded together in one Synergistaceae bacterium window:
- a CDS encoding NADH-quinone oxidoreductase subunit H, which translates to MTAIFTLFLKIFAGVALMALVVVLALLFEGADRIVHAKMQRRVGPPLFQPIYDILKLMGKENIVPRRAARFFFGLAPWLTLVVSLMVFLYIPTGSFPAVLGTEGDMILVIYLLAMGGLTLALGGFASGNPIANIGAGREITLMMSYEFPLAIVISTLAWVAYRSGMPGSPFSLETFAAMSIWKVVGKIGTFGLFCLFLSLVFVVPGETGKGPMDIPEAKTEILDGLIIEYSGVNLALLKVSFALRPFAIAAFVTVLFVPVSFSSLLGVGGFIIAIFDFLFFWIKVFAIQMVFVTWMRTAFGRLKIWQASQFYIVKVAGLSIAGMLLLSIDVLVR; encoded by the coding sequence ATGACCGCTATTTTCACGTTGTTTTTGAAGATCTTCGCTGGGGTGGCGTTAATGGCGCTGGTTGTGGTTTTGGCCCTTCTCTTTGAGGGAGCGGACCGGATCGTTCACGCCAAGATGCAGCGGCGCGTAGGACCTCCTCTATTTCAGCCGATCTACGACATCCTGAAACTGATGGGTAAAGAGAATATCGTTCCTCGGCGAGCGGCGCGTTTCTTTTTTGGGCTGGCTCCTTGGCTGACCCTGGTCGTTAGCTTGATGGTTTTTCTCTACATCCCGACCGGCTCTTTTCCTGCCGTCTTGGGAACCGAGGGCGACATGATCTTGGTGATCTATCTTTTGGCTATGGGTGGGCTCACCTTGGCCCTGGGGGGATTTGCCAGTGGCAACCCTATTGCCAACATCGGAGCCGGGCGCGAGATCACTCTAATGATGAGTTATGAGTTCCCCCTGGCTATCGTGATTTCGACCCTGGCTTGGGTAGCCTATAGGTCGGGGATGCCCGGCTCTCCCTTCAGCCTGGAGACTTTCGCCGCCATGTCGATTTGGAAGGTCGTGGGCAAAATAGGGACTTTCGGCCTGTTCTGCCTGTTCCTCTCTCTGGTCTTTGTGGTGCCCGGTGAAACGGGCAAGGGCCCTATGGATATCCCGGAGGCCAAGACGGAGATTTTGGACGGCTTGATCATCGAGTACAGTGGTGTGAATTTGGCTTTGCTAAAGGTCTCCTTCGCCCTGCGCCCTTTCGCGATTGCGGCCTTCGTCACGGTACTTTTCGTTCCCGTCTCCTTCTCCAGCCTGTTGGGCGTGGGGGGGTTCATTATAGCGATCTTCGACTTCCTGTTTTTTTGGATCAAGGTGTTCGCCATTCAGATGGTTTTCGTGACGTGGATGCGCACGGCTTTCGGCCGCCTCAAGATTTGGCAGGCCTCGCAGTTTTACATCGTGAAAGTCGCTGGGCTCTCCATCGCGGGGATGCTCCTGCTTTCCATCGACGTGTTGGTACGGTAG
- a CDS encoding 4Fe-4S binding protein: MITRILFQLWSQLCSKPFTNLFPAAHMPPSLTAVLSDPANPPKSPIPVGARFRGQLDYNRAKCIGCRLCVKVCPANATDYLPEEKKIIIHNDRCCFCAQCTEICPVKCLSMSGTYMISSYKRKQNITTDTGPATAKA, from the coding sequence ATGATCACGCGCATATTATTCCAGCTCTGGAGTCAGTTGTGTTCAAAGCCCTTTACAAACCTCTTCCCCGCCGCGCATATGCCGCCCTCTTTGACCGCGGTCCTGTCCGATCCGGCGAATCCGCCGAAGTCGCCGATTCCCGTGGGCGCACGTTTCCGGGGCCAGCTCGACTACAATCGCGCCAAGTGCATCGGGTGCAGACTCTGCGTCAAGGTTTGCCCGGCCAACGCCACGGACTACCTGCCGGAGGAGAAGAAAATCATTATTCACAACGACCGCTGTTGTTTCTGCGCTCAATGCACGGAGATCTGCCCCGTAAAATGTCTTTCCATGTCGGGGACGTATATGATCTCCTCCTATAAGCGAAAACAGAACATCACCACGGACACCGGTCCGGCCACGGCAAAGGCCTAA
- a CDS encoding flavodoxin has translation MSKVIVVYWSGTGNTEKVAELIAKGALDKGASVVKKTVGEATVAELADYDIIAFGSPSMGVETIEEAEMEPFFSNAVPTLKGKKVAIFGSYGWGDGEWLRAWATRVRDAGAQLIGEGLAVHETPDDASSSKCIAYGEEIAAS, from the coding sequence ATGTCTAAAGTAATCGTCGTTTATTGGTCGGGTACGGGGAATACGGAGAAGGTGGCGGAGTTGATCGCGAAAGGAGCGCTGGACAAGGGCGCGTCAGTGGTAAAGAAAACCGTCGGCGAGGCTACTGTGGCCGAGTTGGCGGACTACGACATCATCGCGTTTGGATCACCGTCCATGGGTGTAGAGACCATCGAAGAGGCCGAAATGGAACCATTTTTCTCCAACGCAGTGCCAACGCTCAAGGGCAAAAAGGTAGCTATTTTTGGATCTTATGGCTGGGGTGACGGAGAGTGGCTTCGGGCATGGGCGACCCGTGTTCGAGACGCGGGAGCGCAATTGATAGGAGAGGGGCTTGCCGTCCATGAGACGCCCGACGACGCCAGCTCCAGCAAGTGCATCGCCTACGGGGAGGAAATCGCGGCTTCCTGA
- a CDS encoding sodium-dependent transporter, giving the protein MQEKGRESLGSRLGFIFLSAGCAIGLGNVWRFPYITGRFGGGAFVLIYLAFLLCLAMPVMVMEFAVGRGSKQSVIGSFRALQPKGTSWSIFGYFGLAGNYILMMFYTTVTGWMLAYTWYNLTGSLEGLTADQVGVFFGSMLKDPWGLSFWLVLAVGLGSLICARGLQKGVERATKVMMCGLLVIVFLLAVRSVTLPGAEKGLDFYLKPDLGRLLENGVWNTVYAALGQAFFTLSLGIGSMAIFGSYIDRNRTLLGESIIITSLDTFVALFAGLIIFPACFAYGIEPGAGPGLIFVTLPTMFNNMPQGRLWSVLFFLFMSFAAMTTVVAVFELLIASSMDAWGWNRKKASVFNFFAIFILSLPCVFGFNIWSSFMPMGEGSMVLDLEDFIVSNNLLPLGAIVYLLFCCSRYGWGWDNFVTEANAGKGAKIPQALRAYVTYVIPCAVAIIFIFGYIEKFF; this is encoded by the coding sequence ATGCAAGAAAAAGGCAGAGAGTCGTTAGGGAGTCGCTTAGGTTTTATCTTTTTGTCTGCTGGTTGTGCTATAGGTCTAGGGAACGTCTGGCGTTTTCCCTATATTACCGGCCGCTTCGGAGGGGGGGCCTTTGTACTGATCTATCTTGCTTTCCTCTTATGCCTGGCCATGCCCGTCATGGTCATGGAGTTCGCGGTAGGGCGCGGCTCGAAGCAGAGTGTTATCGGCTCATTTAGAGCGTTGCAGCCGAAAGGAACATCTTGGTCTATTTTTGGCTATTTCGGGCTGGCCGGAAACTATATTCTGATGATGTTTTACACCACCGTCACGGGTTGGATGTTGGCGTACACGTGGTATAACCTGACAGGGAGCTTGGAGGGTCTGACGGCCGATCAGGTAGGTGTGTTTTTCGGTTCGATGCTCAAGGATCCTTGGGGGTTATCTTTCTGGCTCGTCCTCGCGGTGGGGTTGGGGTCACTGATCTGTGCCAGAGGGCTTCAAAAAGGGGTGGAGCGAGCCACGAAGGTAATGATGTGCGGTCTGTTGGTCATCGTGTTCCTCCTTGCCGTCCGCTCGGTCACTCTGCCCGGGGCGGAGAAGGGCCTCGACTTTTATTTGAAACCCGACCTCGGAAGACTTCTCGAAAACGGTGTCTGGAATACTGTTTACGCCGCGCTGGGGCAGGCGTTTTTTACCCTGAGCTTGGGAATTGGAAGCATGGCGATATTCGGAAGCTACATTGACCGCAATCGAACTCTGCTGGGTGAGTCCATTATCATCACATCACTCGACACCTTCGTGGCCCTTTTCGCGGGGCTCATCATCTTTCCCGCGTGCTTCGCCTACGGCATCGAGCCTGGCGCTGGGCCGGGGCTGATCTTCGTCACCTTGCCGACCATGTTTAACAACATGCCTCAGGGACGCCTGTGGAGCGTCCTCTTCTTCCTGTTCATGAGTTTTGCGGCCATGACTACGGTGGTGGCGGTCTTCGAGCTTCTCATCGCCAGTTCTATGGACGCTTGGGGCTGGAACCGCAAGAAAGCCAGCGTGTTCAACTTCTTCGCCATTTTCATTCTCTCGTTGCCTTGCGTGTTCGGTTTCAATATTTGGTCGAGCTTCATGCCTATGGGCGAGGGCTCCATGGTGCTGGACCTGGAGGACTTCATCGTCAGCAACAACCTCCTGCCTCTGGGCGCCATCGTCTATCTGCTGTTTTGCTGTTCCCGCTACGGCTGGGGCTGGGATAACTTCGTGACCGAGGCCAACGCGGGAAAGGGTGCGAAGATTCCTCAGGCGTTGCGCGCCTATGTAACCTATGTTATTCCCTGCGCGGTCGCCATTATTTTCATTTTCGGCTACATTGAGAAATTCTTCTAG
- a CDS encoding DUF3793 family protein encodes MSDRWMKKGMHMMRAFMSLIKEKDTGEYIESLLTYFAAPTIQGLKPGSLINLRRGGDDGIVAAWCSRKEELLRKFRVEALALSSRVMPNDSAMLLMLYKKGHLARALFSEKAVSILNPLGYEKCIPCVDACLERLKARFMETREMRERFLFPHEIGLFLGYPPEDVEGFIRDKGKSPLAVGYWKVYGNVRRARRTFRIFRRAEHRAVRSIIRREQSLL; translated from the coding sequence GTGAGTGATAGGTGGATGAAGAAGGGTATGCACATGATGCGAGCGTTTATGAGCTTGATCAAAGAAAAGGACACCGGCGAGTACATTGAGTCTCTGCTGACCTATTTTGCCGCTCCTACCATCCAGGGTCTAAAACCGGGAAGCCTGATCAACCTCCGGCGTGGGGGAGATGACGGCATCGTAGCGGCATGGTGTTCCAGAAAAGAGGAATTGCTTCGCAAGTTTCGGGTGGAGGCCCTCGCCCTTTCCTCTCGGGTCATGCCCAACGACAGCGCGATGCTTCTCATGCTCTACAAAAAAGGCCATTTAGCCCGCGCGCTTTTTTCAGAAAAAGCCGTGAGTATTTTGAACCCTTTGGGTTATGAGAAGTGTATTCCTTGTGTGGATGCCTGCCTGGAGCGCCTAAAGGCGCGTTTTATGGAGACACGGGAAATGAGGGAGAGGTTTCTGTTTCCCCACGAGATAGGGCTTTTCCTGGGCTATCCTCCAGAGGATGTTGAGGGGTTTATCCGCGACAAAGGCAAAAGCCCGTTGGCCGTCGGGTATTGGAAAGTGTATGGTAACGTTCGGCGGGCGCGTAGGACGTTTCGGATTTTCAGGAGAGCAGAGCATCGAGCTGTACGGTCGATAATCCGTCGGGAGCAGTCCTTGCTATAG
- a CDS encoding nickel-dependent hydrogenase large subunit, with protein sequence MSTTYTIPVGPVHVGLKEPVTAWLELDGERIMGAKVRPGAIHRGIEFMARERSPIQVIYLSERICGICSFSHALCFIRAVEDLANLSVPARGQYIRTLVLELERLHSHLLWSGVACYTIGFDSAFHLGMQLRERVMDILELLTGNRVNYGVATFGGVRWDVTPELAKATREMIRYYRREFTPFREIVMEDPVAHARMRNVGVLSRDDAVRYSATGPTARASGLRVDLRKNSPYEAYADIPVEPVVPQDYFGKTHGDVLDRFAVRVLEVYQSLDIMEKVLDGLPEGSFVAEPNLNKVLASLKKAEGTGWGIIEAPRGDNTHIVRLKGGDDNVFWWKVRAPTYANAVSWPLMFCGNELADAPLIINSIDPCISCMERMLVTNGNGDSGIVTSGIITKEELVGRCRQKTFDIQARGLGGTER encoded by the coding sequence ATGTCGACTACTTACACAATACCCGTCGGTCCCGTGCACGTGGGCTTGAAAGAGCCGGTGACGGCCTGGTTGGAGCTGGATGGCGAGCGCATCATGGGCGCCAAAGTGCGCCCCGGTGCCATACACCGCGGAATCGAGTTCATGGCCCGCGAGCGTAGTCCCATTCAGGTGATCTATCTGTCGGAACGCATCTGCGGAATCTGCTCCTTCAGCCACGCCCTATGCTTCATTCGCGCGGTGGAGGACCTGGCAAACCTGAGCGTTCCAGCGCGGGGTCAGTACATCCGAACTTTGGTGCTGGAGTTGGAGCGACTTCATTCCCACCTTTTGTGGTCCGGGGTTGCCTGCTATACCATCGGCTTCGACTCCGCGTTCCACTTGGGGATGCAGCTTCGCGAGCGCGTCATGGATATTCTGGAGTTGCTCACGGGTAACCGCGTCAACTACGGCGTGGCGACCTTCGGAGGCGTTCGCTGGGACGTGACTCCCGAACTGGCGAAGGCCACGCGGGAGATGATTCGTTATTACCGCCGAGAGTTTACCCCCTTCCGGGAGATTGTTATGGAAGACCCTGTGGCTCATGCCCGGATGAGGAACGTGGGCGTGCTGAGTCGAGACGACGCCGTCCGGTACAGCGCCACCGGGCCCACGGCTCGGGCTAGCGGGCTGAGAGTGGACCTCCGCAAAAATTCTCCTTATGAGGCTTACGCGGATATTCCCGTGGAGCCTGTCGTTCCTCAGGACTATTTCGGGAAGACTCACGGAGATGTGCTGGATCGCTTTGCCGTCCGCGTGCTGGAGGTCTATCAGTCTCTGGACATTATGGAAAAAGTGCTGGACGGTCTGCCTGAGGGATCATTCGTCGCGGAACCCAACCTCAACAAGGTGCTGGCTTCGTTGAAAAAGGCCGAGGGAACGGGGTGGGGCATCATTGAGGCCCCGCGAGGGGACAACACCCACATCGTTCGCCTGAAGGGTGGAGACGATAATGTTTTCTGGTGGAAAGTGCGGGCTCCGACCTACGCCAACGCGGTTTCTTGGCCCCTGATGTTCTGTGGAAACGAGCTGGCCGACGCGCCTCTGATCATCAACAGCATCGACCCCTGCATATCCTGCATGGAACGTATGTTGGTCACGAACGGCAATGGAGACTCTGGGATCGTCACATCTGGGATCATCACAAAGGAAGAGCTGGTAGGACGTTGCCGCCAGAAGACCTTTGACATACAGGCCCGGGGATTGGGAGGGACGGAAAGATGA
- a CDS encoding NADH-quinone oxidoreductase subunit C, which yields MTSKFGKSAIAYSVLIDALKAKFGDDIVRLEVHERKAGAANEIQGHDLWVEVARTAFRPFLEELFTYDFVNFHVISGDDMGSGAKDNVALNYHFSLFQRTKKGRIGVSITVQVPKSDLSMPSMHDLLPGSEYSEREIREMFGVDFVGLPNKALVFLPEDWNEEIKPWRRDATGPAPEIVRELS from the coding sequence ATGACGTCCAAATTCGGAAAATCCGCGATAGCGTACAGCGTTTTGATTGACGCACTCAAGGCAAAGTTTGGAGACGACATCGTGCGACTGGAGGTTCACGAGCGCAAGGCTGGAGCTGCGAATGAAATCCAGGGTCACGACCTGTGGGTGGAAGTTGCCCGAACGGCGTTTCGCCCCTTCCTAGAGGAGCTGTTCACCTACGACTTTGTGAACTTTCACGTTATCTCCGGGGATGACATGGGGAGCGGTGCGAAGGACAACGTAGCGCTCAACTATCATTTTTCCCTTTTCCAAAGAACGAAAAAGGGCAGAATCGGGGTTTCCATCACAGTCCAGGTACCGAAGAGCGACCTTTCCATGCCCTCGATGCACGATCTTCTTCCAGGGTCGGAGTACAGTGAGCGCGAAATCCGAGAGATGTTCGGCGTGGACTTCGTGGGACTTCCCAACAAAGCCCTGGTCTTTCTCCCGGAGGACTGGAACGAGGAGATCAAGCCCTGGCGGCGTGACGCGACTGGCCCAGCTCCTGAAATCGTTCGGGAATTGAGCTAG